The genomic segment TCCCCGTCAGGACACTCCAAGGCGTTTAAGATTATCTGTGCTGTTTTCTTTATTTTCTCCAGAGCTAACTTTTTTTGGTTTTTGCGGTTTGTTATCAATATTCCCATTTTTTTCTTTCTCGTTTTTTTCTTTTCCGTTTTTAGCAGCAGACTGTTCAGGATATTCTATCCTGTGATGATGAATACCATTGAGTATTTTATTAAAACATTTTGCAATCTTGTGAAGATCATTAAGGGTCAATTCACAATTATCAAGCTGACCATCTGAAAAGATTTTATTAATAAGGTTTTGTACCAGTCCCTGAATGCGGGACGGAGTTGGATTTTCAAGGGAGCGGGAAGCTGCTTCAACAACATCTGCCAGCATTACCAGGCCGATCTCACGATTCTGGGGTCTTGGCCCAGGATACCGGTAATCATCTATTTTAACTGCATCATCTCCTTTAAGCTGTTTTGCTTTTTCATAAAAAAATCTGATAATACTGGTTCCATGGTGCTGGCGGATTGCATCTATTATCTCAGGAACAAGCTTATGCTTTTTGGCAAGTTCAACCCCTTCTTTTACATGGGAAATAAGAATAAGGCTGGACATAGAAGGAGCCAGTTTATCATGCCTGTTTTTCCCGTCAGTCTGATTTTCAATAAAATAAAGGGGCTTTTTAACCTTTCCAATATCATGATAATATCCGCAAACCTTTGCCAGAAGAGGATTTGCACCGATTTCCGATGCTGCTGCTTCAACCATTGAACCTACTATTACACAATGATGATAGGTTCCAGGCGCCTCCATCATAAGCTTTCTGAGTATGGGCCGCTCAAGATTGGCAAGCTCCAGAAGGGAAATATCAGTGGTATAATTAAATGCCATCTCTATAAGGGGAACAATACCTGCTGTAATAATTCCTGCCCCTATTCCGCCCAAAAATCCAACACCCCAGTTGGCAATCAGTCTGAATCCTGCAAAATCTCCTGTATGAACAGCAACTGCTGTTGATAAAAACATATTTAATAAACCAATTTTAAAACCAGCTTGAATCAAAACCCTTCTTTCTCTGCAGCTCTGCATCCAGTATGCAGCCATTGCAGAGTTAAGTAAAAAATATATGAAAATTTCAAACCTGCTCATCAAGATAAAAGCAGTACAGGCTGAGATAATTACAGAAAATATAAGAGCAACCTCAAAACCCATAAAAAGACATACTGTCATTGCACCTGCTGTAAGGGGAATACCTAAAAATATTGTAGAATCAGATATAAAAAAAGGAAAACTTTTGCTCAAAGACCTTAGGAGAATTTCAATAGTTCCAGGAACAAAGAAAAAAATGATAAGCATAAGACAGATAAACAATAAATCCTTATTTGTTTTAAAAATACGATGCCCCATTTGTTTAATATGCAGAAAATAAGAAATCATCAAAATAAACAATACCAGGATAATAGTTCCTATAGTTCTTATATACTGGTTTTCCTGTTTATTATGCTTGCGAAGTTCTTTAAGCTTTAATAATTGAACATCAGTTACTCTTTCCCCTTCACGCAAAAGCATCTCTCCTGCCTTGATTTTATAAAAAACAGGTTTAACAGCAGCTTGTGCCTGTTTTTTCCGTTCTTCAGTTTCATTGCGGTTTAAGGTTATATTGGGCTGGATAAGTCTTTGGGAAAAATCAATAATAAGATTAGTCAGCGTATAATTAAGATTTTTAAGAATCGGATGTCCAATGATTCTGACCATGGACTTGGACTGATCCAGTCCATAAAATTGTTTAAGATTATTTACTATAATCTCT from the Desulfonema limicola genome contains:
- a CDS encoding HD family phosphohydrolase: MNIEKTKNTIIEFLQTGYMIQWFLLLAVIIFFTLALSPNILITHEYNYELGDVAQRDIKASRDFLIEDNQATQRKQQESGTQILTVYDHDIQLVSKISNNVENAFNMLRNAVQASADVSADNEIENQEDTSPVKQEQDKSPHDIIWENKDAFEKELGIAVSDGAFTLLEKEVFSREISSFIIKIIREILENGVVANKEILLRESDRGIILRTVGTKEEIIVNNLKQFYGLDQSKSMVRIIGHPILKNLNYTLTNLIIDFSQRLIQPNITLNRNETEERKKQAQAAVKPVFYKIKAGEMLLREGERVTDVQLLKLKELRKHNKQENQYIRTIGTIILVLFILMISYFLHIKQMGHRIFKTNKDLLFICLMLIIFFFVPGTIEILLRSLSKSFPFFISDSTIFLGIPLTAGAMTVCLFMGFEVALIFSVIISACTAFILMSRFEIFIYFLLNSAMAAYWMQSCRERRVLIQAGFKIGLLNMFLSTAVAVHTGDFAGFRLIANWGVGFLGGIGAGIITAGIVPLIEMAFNYTTDISLLELANLERPILRKLMMEAPGTYHHCVIVGSMVEAAASEIGANPLLAKVCGYYHDIGKVKKPLYFIENQTDGKNRHDKLAPSMSSLILISHVKEGVELAKKHKLVPEIIDAIRQHHGTSIIRFFYEKAKQLKGDDAVKIDDYRYPGPRPQNREIGLVMLADVVEAASRSLENPTPSRIQGLVQNLINKIFSDGQLDNCELTLNDLHKIAKCFNKILNGIHHHRIEYPEQSAAKNGKEKNEKEKNGNIDNKPQKPKKVSSGENKENSTDNLKRLGVS